The Novosphingobium kaempferiae genome includes a window with the following:
- a CDS encoding class I SAM-dependent methyltransferase, with the protein MRRALLTLTSLLALVAVPLTVQAAQKPAKVEDCKGCKAALESVAANPLRQADRARDQYRRPVETLSFFHITPQSKVGEYAPGGEWYSRFLGLYLGEQGHLVGLYFDATSTAFDAKRQEGIRKGAAGYAADVAKFTGMPADRFAAYTLDAVPASEQGTFDVIVIPRMMHNMMQWKMAESEIAKMRGLLKPGGLIGIEQHRAKADAPDAYADGSKGYLREADVIRFMEAQGFDLAGKSDANANPKDSANWPDGVWTLPPTLALKEQDKAKYQAIGESDRMTLLFRKRG; encoded by the coding sequence ATGCGCCGCGCCCTGCTGACCCTGACCTCGCTGCTTGCCCTCGTGGCGGTTCCGCTCACCGTGCAGGCTGCCCAGAAGCCCGCCAAGGTCGAGGACTGCAAGGGATGCAAGGCGGCTCTGGAGAGCGTCGCCGCCAACCCGTTGCGCCAGGCCGACCGCGCCCGCGACCAGTATCGCCGCCCGGTGGAAACTCTCTCATTCTTCCATATCACGCCGCAGTCGAAGGTCGGCGAATATGCGCCGGGCGGGGAATGGTATTCGCGCTTCCTCGGGCTCTACCTCGGCGAGCAGGGGCATCTCGTCGGCCTCTATTTCGATGCCACCAGCACCGCGTTCGACGCCAAGCGGCAGGAAGGCATCCGCAAGGGCGCTGCCGGTTACGCGGCCGATGTCGCCAAGTTCACCGGCATGCCGGCGGACCGCTTCGCCGCCTACACGCTCGACGCGGTGCCCGCGAGCGAGCAGGGAACCTTCGACGTCATCGTCATCCCGCGCATGATGCACAACATGATGCAGTGGAAGATGGCCGAGAGCGAGATCGCGAAGATGCGCGGCCTGCTCAAGCCCGGCGGCCTGATCGGTATCGAGCAGCATCGCGCCAAGGCGGATGCGCCGGACGCCTATGCGGACGGATCGAAGGGCTATCTGCGCGAAGCCGACGTGATCCGGTTCATGGAGGCACAGGGCTTCGACCTCGCCGGGAAGTCGGATGCCAACGCCAACCCGAAGGACAGCGCCAACTGGCCCGATGGCGTCTGGACCCTGCCGCCCACGCTCGCGCTCAAGGAGCAGGACAAGGCGAAGTATCAGGCCATCGGCGAAAGCGACCGCATGACCCTGCTGTTTCGCAAGCGTGGTTGA
- the msrA gene encoding peptide-methionine (S)-S-oxide reductase MsrA, which produces METAILAGGCFWCTEAVFRDVVGVSTVESGYIGGSVENPTYKQICTGNTGHAEAIRITYDPAVISYADALDVFLGTHDPTQLNRQGNDIGTQYRSAIFPLGDSQREEAAAAIARWDGEHPGEKAVTTIEGPAIWYPAEDYHQEYWEGEGQRNPYCLAVIPPKLMKLRKSFQNKVKA; this is translated from the coding sequence ATGGAAACGGCAATCCTGGCTGGCGGGTGCTTCTGGTGCACCGAAGCGGTCTTCCGCGACGTGGTCGGCGTGAGCACGGTGGAGAGCGGCTATATCGGCGGCTCGGTTGAGAACCCGACCTACAAGCAGATCTGCACCGGCAACACGGGCCATGCTGAGGCGATCCGCATCACTTACGACCCGGCCGTGATCTCCTATGCAGACGCGCTCGACGTGTTCCTGGGCACCCACGACCCGACGCAGCTCAACCGACAGGGCAACGACATCGGCACGCAGTACCGCTCGGCGATCTTCCCGCTGGGCGACTCGCAGCGCGAAGAGGCTGCCGCGGCGATCGCACGCTGGGACGGCGAACATCCCGGCGAGAAGGCCGTGACCACGATCGAAGGCCCGGCCATCTGGTATCCGGCCGAGGACTATCATCAGGAATACTGGGAAGGCGAAGGCCAGCGCAATCCGTACTGCCTCGCCGTAATTCCGCCCAAGCTGATGAAGCTGCGCAAGAGCTTCCAGAACAAGGTGAAGGCATAA
- a CDS encoding choice-of-anchor A family protein, whose translation MAHFRSASLSLAAIAVALAASPVLADSGMIAGTDVLRTWNLVVLGDLTSSSEVEGRTFVGGNLNGNSSNYQIQPIAASSTGTPGLTVVGDVNGGAKNLNNGSGAVVGGNVNSGLNLNGAAQTVLVGGSISNTNVNNNTVTSGLSASDPSFSQNLTQQASLISTSMTGLSTTMSQQTANSQLTISGNKGTFDAQPDANGVAVFNISSADLDKIGEIQFNLNGADTAIVNVSGGSITLNDNFLGGTQNLGEHVIWNFPDAKDLSLTTAWGGSVLAPQAAANTANYIQGSAVFGSLVQNGEMHVGTYTGGYNPAPSNPGPSDPGGPVDGGSTSSGGTQVPEPGMLGMLAVAVGGLMFWRQRRVAA comes from the coding sequence GTGGCTCATTTCCGCTCCGCTTCTCTGTCGCTGGCCGCAATCGCGGTCGCTCTCGCCGCCAGCCCTGTCCTCGCCGATTCCGGCATGATCGCGGGCACCGATGTGCTGCGGACGTGGAACCTCGTCGTGCTGGGCGATCTCACCTCGTCGTCCGAGGTGGAAGGGCGCACGTTCGTCGGAGGAAACCTCAACGGCAATTCGTCGAACTACCAGATCCAGCCCATCGCGGCGTCGAGCACCGGCACCCCCGGCCTGACCGTCGTGGGCGACGTCAACGGCGGCGCGAAGAACCTCAACAACGGCTCGGGCGCCGTCGTCGGCGGCAACGTCAACAGCGGGCTCAACCTCAACGGCGCGGCTCAGACGGTGCTGGTCGGCGGCTCGATCAGCAACACCAACGTCAACAACAACACGGTGACCTCCGGCCTTTCCGCCAGCGACCCGTCGTTCAGCCAGAACCTGACCCAGCAGGCCAGCCTCATCTCGACCTCGATGACGGGGCTGAGCACCACCATGAGCCAGCAGACGGCCAACAGCCAGCTCACCATCAGCGGCAACAAGGGCACCTTCGACGCCCAGCCGGACGCAAACGGCGTCGCGGTGTTCAACATCTCTTCGGCCGACCTCGACAAGATCGGCGAGATCCAGTTCAACCTGAACGGCGCGGACACCGCCATCGTCAACGTCTCGGGCGGGTCGATCACGCTGAACGACAACTTCCTCGGCGGCACGCAGAACCTTGGCGAACACGTGATCTGGAACTTCCCGGATGCCAAGGATCTGTCGCTGACGACCGCATGGGGCGGCTCGGTGCTCGCCCCGCAGGCGGCGGCGAACACCGCGAACTATATCCAGGGCTCCGCCGTGTTCGGCAGCCTCGTCCAGAATGGCGAGATGCACGTCGGCACCTACACCGGCGGCTACAACCCCGCCCCCAGCAACCCCGGCCCGAGCGATCCGGGCGGCCCGGTCGACGGCGGCTCGACCTCGTCGGGCGGCACGCAGGTTCCCGAGCCCGGTATGCTCGGGATGCTCGCCGTCGCGGTGGGCGGGCTGATGTTCTGGCGCCAGCGGCGGGTCGCCGCCTGA
- a CDS encoding DEAD/DEAH box helicase — translation MSFADLGLSDELLQAVEAAGYTEPTPIQAQTIPPVLMMKDLIGIAQTGTGKTAAFVLPMIDILGHGRRRALMPRSLILEPTRELAAQVAENFEKYGKNHDLKMALLIGGVQMGDQLKALSAGVDVLIATPGRLMDLFERGKIMLTGCELLVIDEADRMLDMGFIPDIETICSKLPANRQTLLFSATMPPVIKKLADRFLTNPKYVEVARPASTNTNIAQHKVAVPARKKREALRHILRTDNVTTAIIFANRKTTVRELAKSLKGHGFSAGEIHGDMDQPARNAELERFKSGEISILCASDVAARGLDVKGVSHVFNFDTPWHPDDYVHRIGRTGRGGATGRAFTFVAPEDAEAIANVEKLTGGPIPVFQLDLDGESEPREAKPARGGRAAREDKPVREARPAREKKPVREDKPQREERAERAPRREARAEEPRRAESRGRRRDAEPVATGTEGGWNGPVPEFLSVSALN, via the coding sequence ATGAGCTTTGCCGATCTCGGCCTGTCTGACGAATTGCTGCAAGCGGTGGAAGCCGCGGGCTATACCGAACCGACTCCCATCCAGGCCCAGACGATCCCGCCTGTCCTGATGATGAAGGATCTCATCGGCATCGCCCAGACCGGCACGGGCAAGACCGCCGCCTTCGTTCTGCCGATGATCGACATCCTCGGACATGGCCGCCGTCGCGCGCTGATGCCGCGCTCGCTGATCCTCGAACCGACGCGTGAGCTTGCCGCGCAGGTGGCCGAGAACTTCGAGAAGTACGGCAAGAACCACGACCTGAAGATGGCGCTGCTGATCGGCGGCGTGCAGATGGGCGACCAGCTCAAGGCCCTGTCCGCCGGTGTCGACGTGCTGATCGCGACCCCGGGCCGCCTGATGGACCTGTTCGAGCGTGGCAAGATCATGCTCACGGGTTGCGAACTGCTCGTCATCGACGAGGCGGACCGCATGCTCGACATGGGCTTCATCCCGGACATCGAGACGATCTGCTCGAAGCTGCCCGCCAATCGTCAGACGCTGCTGTTTTCGGCGACGATGCCGCCGGTCATCAAGAAGCTGGCCGACCGCTTCCTGACGAACCCGAAGTACGTCGAGGTGGCGCGTCCGGCGTCGACCAACACGAACATCGCCCAGCACAAGGTCGCTGTTCCGGCCCGCAAGAAGCGTGAGGCGCTGCGCCACATCCTGCGCACGGACAACGTGACCACCGCGATCATCTTCGCCAACCGCAAGACGACCGTGCGTGAACTGGCCAAGAGCCTCAAGGGTCACGGCTTCTCGGCGGGCGAGATTCACGGCGACATGGACCAGCCCGCGCGCAATGCCGAGCTGGAGCGTTTCAAGTCCGGCGAGATCAGCATTCTTTGCGCTTCCGACGTCGCCGCGCGCGGACTCGACGTGAAGGGCGTGAGCCACGTCTTCAACTTCGATACGCCGTGGCATCCGGACGATTACGTCCATCGCATCGGTCGTACCGGCCGTGGCGGCGCGACGGGCCGTGCGTTCACGTTCGTGGCGCCGGAGGATGCCGAGGCGATCGCCAACGTCGAGAAGCTGACCGGCGGACCGATCCCGGTGTTCCAGCTCGATCTCGACGGCGAGAGCGAACCGCGCGAAGCGAAGCCTGCCCGTGGCGGCAGGGCCGCTCGCGAGGATAAGCCGGTTCGTGAAGCCAGGCCTGCACGCGAGAAGAAGCCCGTCCGCGAGGACAAGCCCCAGCGGGAAGAGCGCGCCGAACGTGCGCCGCGTCGCGAGGCGCGTGCCGAAGAACCGCGCAGGGCGGAGAGCCGTGGCCGTCGCCGCGATGCCGAGCCGGTTGCCACGGGCACCGAGGGTGGCTGGAACGGTCCGGTGCCGGAATTCCTCAGCGTTTCCGCGCTGAACTGA
- a CDS encoding FAD-binding oxidoreductase: MIEPATTPARFLEEAAALLGPRGLTTDPELVAPWLTDWRGRFTGRACALASPANAEELSALVHLCGEHGVPIVPQGGNSGMSGGATPDESGTALLLSLRRMNAIREIDIESGRATCEAGVILQTLHEAAEAQGLRFPLTLGGKGSATVGGLISTNAGGSQVLRHGSMRALVLGLEAVLPGGQVFSQLTPLKKDNRGFDLKQLLIGSEGTLGIVTAATLKLEPAVAERVVIWAGVPSLPAARTLLLHCDAMEGEALEGFEVMPQASIDAVVEHLPTARPPLEGRHAWHVLIEVVADRAGADTLRDRCEAMMAEAFEKELVEDAAMSASEAQAEAFWLIRESVPAAERARGPAVQHDISVPVEAMPAFVETTAPMLEAEFPGVEAIAFGHLGDGNVHYHVIAPEAQDARAWNATEGKAISRRVHDLVTEWGGSISAEHGIGQLKRDELARLGDPVALSMLRAVKQALDPKGLLNPGKLI; this comes from the coding sequence ATGATCGAACCTGCGACCACCCCTGCCCGCTTTCTCGAAGAAGCCGCCGCCCTGCTCGGCCCGCGCGGACTGACGACCGACCCCGAACTCGTCGCGCCCTGGCTCACCGACTGGCGCGGACGCTTCACCGGCCGCGCCTGCGCGCTCGCCTCGCCCGCCAACGCCGAGGAACTCTCCGCGCTGGTCCACCTGTGTGGCGAGCATGGCGTGCCGATCGTCCCGCAGGGCGGCAATTCCGGCATGTCCGGCGGTGCGACACCCGACGAGAGCGGCACCGCGCTACTGCTCTCCCTGCGGCGCATGAACGCGATCCGGGAAATCGACATCGAGTCCGGGCGCGCCACCTGCGAGGCGGGCGTCATTCTCCAGACCCTGCACGAAGCGGCCGAGGCACAGGGCCTGCGTTTCCCCCTGACGCTGGGCGGCAAGGGCTCCGCGACGGTCGGCGGGCTGATCTCCACCAACGCGGGCGGATCTCAGGTGCTGCGCCACGGCTCGATGCGCGCGCTGGTGCTGGGGCTGGAAGCAGTGCTGCCCGGCGGGCAGGTCTTCTCGCAACTGACGCCGCTCAAGAAAGACAACCGGGGCTTCGACCTCAAGCAGCTCCTGATCGGGTCGGAAGGCACCCTCGGCATCGTCACGGCCGCAACGCTCAAGCTGGAGCCTGCCGTCGCCGAGCGCGTGGTGATCTGGGCAGGCGTGCCTTCGCTCCCTGCCGCCCGCACGCTGCTGCTGCACTGCGACGCGATGGAGGGTGAGGCGCTGGAAGGCTTCGAGGTCATGCCGCAGGCGAGCATCGACGCCGTGGTGGAACACCTTCCTACCGCTCGTCCGCCGCTGGAAGGCCGCCATGCCTGGCACGTCCTGATCGAAGTCGTCGCCGACCGCGCCGGAGCCGACACCCTGCGCGACCGCTGCGAGGCGATGATGGCCGAAGCCTTCGAGAAGGAACTGGTCGAGGACGCCGCCATGTCCGCGAGCGAGGCGCAGGCAGAGGCATTCTGGCTCATCCGCGAGAGCGTCCCCGCCGCCGAACGCGCGCGCGGTCCGGCCGTCCAGCACGACATTTCCGTGCCGGTCGAGGCGATGCCAGCCTTCGTAGAGACCACCGCACCGATGCTGGAAGCGGAGTTCCCCGGCGTGGAGGCCATCGCCTTCGGGCACCTTGGCGACGGCAACGTGCATTATCACGTGATCGCCCCGGAAGCGCAGGATGCCCGCGCCTGGAACGCCACCGAAGGCAAGGCGATCAGCCGCCGGGTCCATGATCTAGTCACCGAATGGGGCGGTTCAATCTCGGCCGAGCACGGCATCGGCCAGCTCAAGCGCGACGAACTGGCACGTCTGGGGGATCCGGTGGCGCTTTCGATGCTGCGCGCGGTCAAGCAGGCGCTCGATCCCAAGGGCCTGCTGAACCCCGGAAAGCTCATCTGA
- a CDS encoding SapC family protein has translation MASVPQNPALPLFYRDLIPLNSQQHANWKTRATDKATWLAGINSVPLTVEEFPQAQRNFPIIFTAGENPIPLVLMGMNEGANVFVEDDGSVNTPVYIPAYVRRYPFMLAKLRPDSDELSLCVDPTSDLVGELDEGEALFTEDGQATETTTNMLKFCENFEIAGTKTAQFMAELQKHKLLMDGELNIEVGQDQPYNYRGFQMVDETKLREVRGDVLRTWNQNGMLALIYAHLFSLELVRDIFGRQATQGKVPNLGPAPAIADVNA, from the coding sequence ATGGCCAGCGTGCCTCAGAATCCTGCACTGCCCCTGTTCTACCGGGATCTCATCCCGCTCAATTCGCAGCAGCACGCGAACTGGAAGACCCGCGCCACGGACAAGGCAACCTGGCTTGCCGGCATCAACTCGGTGCCGCTGACGGTCGAGGAGTTCCCGCAGGCCCAGCGCAACTTCCCGATCATCTTCACCGCCGGCGAGAACCCGATCCCGCTGGTGCTGATGGGCATGAACGAGGGCGCCAACGTCTTCGTGGAAGACGACGGCTCGGTGAACACCCCCGTCTACATCCCGGCTTACGTTCGCCGCTATCCGTTCATGTTGGCGAAGCTGCGCCCAGATTCGGACGAACTGTCGCTCTGCGTCGATCCGACCAGCGACCTGGTCGGCGAACTCGACGAAGGCGAAGCTCTCTTCACCGAGGACGGCCAGGCGACCGAGACCACCACGAACATGCTCAAGTTCTGCGAGAACTTCGAGATCGCGGGCACCAAGACCGCGCAGTTCATGGCCGAACTCCAGAAGCACAAGCTGCTCATGGACGGCGAGTTGAACATCGAAGTCGGTCAGGATCAGCCCTACAACTACCGTGGCTTCCAGATGGTCGACGAAACGAAGCTGCGCGAAGTGCGTGGCGACGTCCTGCGCACGTGGAATCAGAACGGCATGCTCGCGCTGATCTATGCTCACCTGTTCTCGCTGGAACTGGTGCGCGACATCTTCGGTCGCCAGGCCACGCAGGGCAAGGTTCCGAACCTCGGCCCGGCTCCGGCTATTGCTGACGTGAACGCCTGA
- a CDS encoding N-formylglutamate amidohydrolase codes for MIERPDENDSQGEPGGRIPGAPGVAAFVLEEREPSAIPVLVAAPHGGRAYPRALMADLRHGPSAAIKLEDRYVDRLAQGVAAATGASLLVAHAPRAMIDLNRAPDDIDWEMFARDARPLEGGTGPSRRARSGLGLIPRRLPLLGELWRRRFVAEDLADRIAGIHEPYHATLGSVLVRLRERWGAALLIDLHSMPPLPSRPGVASAQIVLGDRFGATCHGSVVASAFAHFAQVGREAAHNRPYAGGYVLERHANPRAGIHALQIEIDRSRYLDPALVEPGEGMADMIEDLAGLVRRLASVVAELGRDAGAQGWPLAAE; via the coding sequence ATGATCGAACGGCCGGATGAGAATGATTCGCAGGGCGAGCCGGGTGGCCGGATTCCCGGCGCTCCGGGTGTCGCGGCCTTCGTTTTGGAAGAGCGGGAGCCTTCCGCGATCCCGGTTCTGGTCGCTGCCCCGCACGGGGGAAGGGCTTACCCGCGCGCTCTCATGGCGGACCTGCGACATGGCCCGTCCGCTGCGATCAAGCTGGAGGACCGCTACGTCGACAGGCTGGCGCAGGGTGTCGCAGCGGCTACTGGTGCGAGCCTGCTGGTGGCCCATGCACCGCGCGCGATGATCGACCTCAACCGTGCGCCGGACGATATCGACTGGGAAATGTTCGCTCGCGATGCGCGGCCGCTTGAGGGCGGCACCGGACCGAGCCGCCGCGCGCGCAGCGGGCTGGGCCTGATTCCCCGCCGCTTGCCGCTGCTAGGCGAACTGTGGCGTCGGCGATTCGTCGCCGAAGACCTCGCAGACCGGATCGCCGGGATTCACGAGCCCTATCATGCTACGCTTGGTAGCGTGTTGGTACGTCTGCGGGAGCGTTGGGGTGCGGCGCTGCTGATCGACCTTCATTCCATGCCGCCGCTGCCATCGCGCCCCGGCGTGGCGAGCGCGCAGATCGTTCTGGGTGATCGGTTCGGCGCGACCTGCCATGGCAGCGTCGTCGCCTCCGCGTTCGCGCATTTCGCGCAGGTCGGACGGGAAGCCGCGCACAATCGGCCCTACGCCGGAGGTTATGTGCTGGAGCGGCATGCCAACCCGCGTGCGGGCATCCATGCGCTGCAGATCGAGATCGACCGCAGCCGCTATCTCGATCCGGCGCTGGTCGAACCGGGTGAGGGGATGGCGGACATGATCGAGGATCTGGCGGGTCTGGTGCGCCGCCTGGCGAGCGTCGTCGCCGAGCTTGGGCGCGATGCCGGAGCGCAGGGCTGGCCTCTGGCTGCAGAGTAA
- the cpdR gene encoding cell cycle two-component system response regulator CpdR, with translation MIRILLAEDDDAMRTYLARALQNAGYSVVAVDRGTEAIPHLKNDDFDLLLSDIVMPEMDGIELAQRCAEISPMTKVMFITGFAAVTLRASREAPQAKVLSKPFHLRDIVMEVQRVFGLAEHATL, from the coding sequence ATGATCCGCATACTCCTCGCCGAAGACGACGACGCAATGCGCACCTACCTTGCGCGCGCGCTTCAGAACGCAGGCTACAGCGTCGTCGCGGTCGATCGCGGGACCGAAGCGATCCCCCATCTGAAGAACGATGATTTCGACCTGCTGCTCTCCGACATCGTCATGCCGGAGATGGACGGCATCGAACTCGCCCAGCGCTGCGCCGAGATTTCGCCGATGACCAAGGTGATGTTCATCACCGGGTTCGCCGCCGTGACGCTGCGCGCCAGCCGCGAGGCACCGCAGGCCAAGGTGCTCTCCAAGCCCTTCCACCTGCGTGATATCGTGATGGAAGTGCAGCGCGTCTTCGGCCTCGCCGAGCACGCCACACTCTGA